The Rubripirellula reticaptiva DNA window CCTGATCTCATCCTCGACCCGCGTCCAATCACCGCTCAAAACCGCCGATATATTGACGACCATGTCCAATTCCATGCACCCATCGGCAACCGCTGTCTTTGCCTCGGCAACTTTGGTCGAGGTGGTTTGCCCACCCAGTGGGAATCCGATCACCGTACTAGGTAGCACCGTCGTCGGCGCTAAGATCTCCGCACAGCGAGCCAAGTAGTACGGCATGATGCAGACGCTGGCCACGTCATAGGCGGCGGCCATTCGGCAACCCGCCTCGAGCGAGTCTCGGTCAAGCGTCGGACTTAACAACGCGTGATCGATCATTTTCGAGGCGTCGTGATACTTGTATGGAACCATGGTGCTTCGCGATTGCTTGGTCGTTTGACGTATCTGGCCGCAGGCGCCGACCAAGTCGAATACGAAACAAGCCGGCACCTGCGGCTAGGCGTAGAACGAATCGCTACTTTGCGTACTGAACCTTGCCGGTACCACTGACGATCTTGCCGATTGGTTGGCATTCGATGCCCTCGGCTTGAATTTGCGACGCAATGTTAACCGCGTAAAATTCACTGACAACTGCCGCCATCCCAATACCCATGTTGAAGACTCGGCGCATTTCCGACGTTTCAACTTCGCCAGTTTCCTGCAGCCATTTGAAGATCGGCTGCGGCGTCCACGAATCCGAGTCGATGATCGCGTCAACGTTCTTTGGCAGAATCCGATCAAGATTTTCTTCGAAGCCACCACCGGTAATGTGGGCCAGCCCGTGCAGCACTTGTTTGACTCGATAGTGCGACTGAACAGCGCGGATCGATTTGGTGTAAATCTTTGTGGGCGTCAAACAGACTTCGGCCAGCGTTTTACCACCGAGTGCCTTAGGCGAATCGTCCCATCCGAGTCCGGCGTCAGCGATGACTTTTCGCACTAGCGAAAATCCGTTGCTGTGCAGACCACTAGACTGGATCCCAAGCACGACGTCGCCTTCGCTGATTTGTTTGCCATCGATTAGACGTTTCCGTTCGACCACGCCGACTGCGAAACCGGCCAAGTCGTAATCTTCAACGGCGTACATGTCAGGCATGATCGCCGTTTCGCCGCCCAATAGTGCCATGTCGCCGGCAACGCAGCCGTCGCTGATTCCTTGGACAATTTTTTCCAATCGCGCCGGGTCATCTTTCCCCATCGCGACATAATCCAAAAAGAACAGCGGTTCGGCACCGGTGCACAGCAGATCGTTGACGCACATGGCGACCAAATCAATGCCGACGGTTTCGTGACGCCCCGTGACTTGGGCGATCTTTAATTTGGTGCCGACACCATCAGTGCCGCTGACCAAAACCGGGTCGCGATAGTTGCGTGCAAAAAGCTTCCCCGCAAAATCGAGCTGGAACAGCCCCGCGAAACCACCATCGCTGGGGATCACACGCGGGCTAAAAGTACGATGCATCAGCCGCGGCAATCGGCTCATCGATTCAGCATAGACGTCCAGGTCGACGCCCGCATCTTTGTAGGTGGCTGCCATGTTGCGCTAACCGCTTAAGGAAACAAAGGGATTCGTCTATTGACTCACAAACTATTTGACGACCTTGGCCGTTCGCAGGTGAAGCTCGGCTAGCTGCTCGGTGTCAACGTTGCCAGGAGCCTCGGTCATCATGTCAGCAGCTTTCTGTGTTTTCGGAAACGCGATGACTTCACGAATATTATCGAGCCCAGCCAACAACATGACCCAGCGGTCCACACCCAGAGCGATTCCGCCGTGCGGCGGCGCACCAAAGCGAAGTGCGTTTAGCAAGAAACCAAATCGGTCTTCGGCAGTCGCTTCGTCAATACCGAGCAAATCGAAAACCTTCGACTGAGTCGCAGCGTCGTGGATACGAATCGTGCCCCCGCCAGCTTCGCTGCCGTTGATGACCAAGTCATACGCTTGTGCGCGGCATTTTTCGGGCGACTCATCAAGCAACGGCAAGTCGCTCTTCAGTGGTGCCGTGAACGGGTGGTGCATCGCGTTCCAGCGACCGGTTTCCTCGTCCTTTTCGAACATCGGAAACTCCGTCACCCAACTGCAATTGAGCACTTCGGGATCGATCAGATTCAGCTCGTTCGCCAATCGCTTGCGCAGCCCCGCTAAACCCTTACAGGTGACTTCCCAGGTATCTGCCAAGAACATCAACAAATCACCTGGCTCGCCGGCCATCAAAGCTTTGAACTCGTCCAAGTGTTCGGCTTCCAGGTTCTTGCTGATCGGGCTCCAAAGCGTTCCGTCGTCTTCGACGCGGAACCAAGCCAATCCCTTGGCACCAAAATCGTTCTTAACGTACTCGGTCAAATCATCAATTTGCCGGCGAGAGAACTTGGTTGCCGAGTCTTTCACGTTGATACCGCGAACAAAATTACCGGCGTCAGCGGTGCCACGGAAGACACGAAATTCTGTCTTGGCGGCGACCGACGTGCAATCGACGATCTCCATGCCGAAACGCAGGTCGGGTGCGTCGTGGCCGAAGCGACGCATCGCTTCGTCCCAAGTCATCCGAGGTAGCGGCAGCGTTACTTTTTTGCCCAGGACTTCTTCGGCTGTTCGTGCCACCAAGCCGTCGATCAAAGCGATGATGTCTTCGTCGTCGACGAAGGACATTTCGAGGTCAAGCTGTGTAAATTCTGGTTGACGATCGGCTCGCAAGTCTTCATCACGAAAACACTTGGCGACTTGGATGTAGCGATCGAAACCGGCGACCATCAAAATCTGTTTGTAAAGCTGCGGCGATTGAGGCAACGCGTAAAACTTGCCAGCGTGCACTCGGCTTGGCACCAAGTAATCACGAGCGCCTTCGGGCGTGCTACGACCGAGGATCGGGGTTTCGACGTCGATGAAATCATGCTCGGCGAAATAGTCCCGCATCGTTTTGACGATCTTGCTTCTCAGCACCATCGTTCGCAGCATCGAGGGGCGGCGAAGATCAAGAAAACGATACTTCAGACGCAAATCTTCGCCTGGCAGGTCCGATTGGCTGGGCGTGAACGGCGGCGTAACGCACGGGTTCAAGACTTCGAAATGCTCGCCGCGAACTTCGATGTCACCGGTGGCTAACTTGGCATTCGTTTTGCCCTCTAGCCGATCGGAGACTTTACCGCGGATCAGCACGACCGACTCCGTTGACACTCGTCCTGCTTCGGCGATCAAGTCGGCTCCGGCTTCGGGTGGCCCGACCACGACCTGCGTCAAACCGTAGCGATCGCGGAGATCGATGAAGACGGCCCCTCCGTGATCTCGCTTGCTTTCAACCCAACCGCAAAGGGTCACTTCAGTTCCGATGTGTTCTTTGCGGAGTTCGCCGCAGGTGTGAGAGCGTAGCACGGATCAATCAGGGGCTAGGGAATAAATGAAAGAGTGGTTCAAAGACCGCCGGAGATTCTAGCCGGAAGAGGGCGGTTAGATGGAGGGGACGTGTTTGACGAAGTCTTCCGCGATGAACCGTCCGCGGGTGCAAGTGACCAGTGAATCAACCGGGCACACATGACAACTGGATACATGACAACTGCCCCCCGCCGACTAGGTGACCACTAATTTCTTCAACGCAACCGGCAGGGGGATTGGCGTCGCCGTCAGTTCTTTCCACCACTGGGTCAGCCGAGCCGCCGTGGTAGGGTCACCGAAATTCCACAATTCCATCGCACGAGCGATCGGCAACTCATCGCCTCGCACCAGCTCGACTTCCGCCGCCGCCGACAAGACCAGCGGAACCGATGCATACTGCCAGGGTGCCAACAGCCCCGTGTCGCCCGAACGCTGGCGTGAATGGTTGGCAATCGCAACCTGAGTCACCAACCACGCGACGCGAACGACTTCTGGCACTTGGGGATCAGCATCGGTCAGCATTGCTTCGATCCAAAATCGTTCACCGCCGTCCGAGCCGCCGCTGTCGTATCCACCGTCACCACCAACGAGCGGCTGTACCAACCAAGCCGAAGTCCGCGTCGGCCACCAATCACTCGGCGGGCTGTTCTTCCAAATCAAACGCTCGACTTCGCGCAACAAGCCCTCGCCGTATGTATCCCACCGTTCTCGCAGTGGGCGTCCGCGCAGTTCCAGTTGCTCGGTCAGTTTAGGGTACCGACTTTGAAACGCCGTCCGCACATCAACCAATCGGTTTTTGACAATCTTGGCGGTTTGATCCAGCTGCATTTCGTTGCAACCAGCGGCCATCAAAGCCGAAGCCGTCGCTTCTGGCAAATCAAAATCGGCGAAACAGTCAGCAAAGTAATGGTTCCAGAATGCCGACACATCAATGGAAGCGGACAGCAAACGATCATTGATATCAGCAATCGGGCCGATCAATAAAGATTCTGTTTTCACATCGCTGCACGGCGTTCCGGTGGCAACGACATAAGCCGCCCGGGCGACGCTCAGTTCGGGACTGCTAATCCAGCGAACCTTTGCTCGACGGGATCCGCGCCGCGACGATGAACTCGATGGCAAAGTCAACCCCTCACTCCTCCATTCGTTCGTTGATCCACTGCTCAAGCTCATCAAAATCGACCGCTGGCAATGAATTCAGATCAGGCCTCAGTCGCACAGCCTCATGCAGGTACACATGCTGAATTTCCGACTGCGACTTATCAGTATTCCAATGCAGCAAAATTCGGATGCAAAGAGGCAACGATCCCGGAACCGAGATTTCATAGCCGCACAGCAACGGCACTTCGATCCAACCTAACTGTCGAGCCGCCAAAGCAGGAAATTCTGCGCTCAAATCGCTGGTCACCGTAAACTGGGCACTGGCCAAGTCTTTTGTCTCGATGCCATTGCGGCGAATGATCAGCCCCAACATTTGGCGTGTCGCCGTCAGAATTTGGTCACGATCATCGATTTCAACGGTGGTCGCCCCGCGGACGCCTCGGCAAACGGTCATTCGTTGGACACTGGCTAGAGAAAAGAATCTGTCTGACGGATAGTCTCGGATTTGTTAAGGCATCAGGATATCGCCGCGACAACTCCCGGCCTACACCTTTGAACACGCTAGGGAGGCTATAGAATACGGCCGACACCGCCCAATCTTGAAGGGGCCTGCCGACACCACCATTCGCAAATTTTCTTTGTCAACTTCTGCAAACTTCCTGAATGAGAGCCACTGATGGACCAGCCGCGATCCCGCCACCAAGAAAAGATCATCAAGAACTATTACCAGAACCGCGACTCAATCGGGCTGCAAAAAGCTCAGGAAGCCGTCACGGAACTGTATCTTAGCGAAGGAAAAAAGCGGGCAACCGTCTGGAAGCGATTGGCAAGCCATCTAGAGAAAGTTGGCTTGAAACCCGAGCAAATCCAACATCTGCAAGAAAAAGACAGCCCCGAAATGGTGCTCGAAGCTTTGAAGAAATACGTCTGATCCAAATCCAGGCACTAATACGCTATCATCGGGCGGCTATGGTGCACCGACGATCCGGCACACCAATGATCTGGCTTCCCGCGGAGATAACCCACCGATGACGATGAACGCAATTTCTATTGCAGCGACTCCATTGGCCCAGCAAACGCCGACGGGTTACATCCTGTTGGCTTTGGGGGTATTCGCCGCCTTCCTTGGCTTGATTTTAGTCTTCTTCTTTTTTCGCTATTTCAAACTGTGGTTCCAGGCGTACATGTCGGTCGCCGACGTCAGTCTGGTCAGTTTGATCCGGATGCACTTCACCAAAGTCAATCCGAACATCGTCGTTCAAGCGAAAGTTATGTCGGCACAAGCGGGCCTGAACACCAGCCGCCGTGACGGAGTTAGCACACGCCGCCTGGAGGCCCACTATTTGGCGGGCGGCAACGTGATGAACGTGATTCACGCCATCATCGCGGCACACCGAGCCGAAATTCCGTTGGAATTCGACCAAGCTGCCGCAATCGACCTAGCTGGACGAGACGTCTTGGATGCGGTCCAAACCAGCGTCTATCCCAAAGTCATCGATTGCCCCGACTCGTCACGCAGCGGCAAAACAACCCTTAGCGCGATTACAAAAAACGGCATCGAGCTGCGGGTGCGAACACGAGTCACTGTGCGAACCAACATCAGCCAACTAATCGGCGGAGCGACCGAGGATACGATTGTCGCGCGAGTCGGCGAGGCAATCATCAGCTCGATTGGATCGGCTTCATCTCACTTTGACGTGCTGGAAAACCCCGACATGATCACGAAAGTGGTTCTGTCGCGTGGCCTCGACGCACAAACGGCCTTCGAAATTGTTTCGATTGATATCGCGGACA harbors:
- the purM gene encoding phosphoribosylformylglycinamidine cyclo-ligase; this translates as MAATYKDAGVDLDVYAESMSRLPRLMHRTFSPRVIPSDGGFAGLFQLDFAGKLFARNYRDPVLVSGTDGVGTKLKIAQVTGRHETVGIDLVAMCVNDLLCTGAEPLFFLDYVAMGKDDPARLEKIVQGISDGCVAGDMALLGGETAIMPDMYAVEDYDLAGFAVGVVERKRLIDGKQISEGDVVLGIQSSGLHSNGFSLVRKVIADAGLGWDDSPKALGGKTLAEVCLTPTKIYTKSIRAVQSHYRVKQVLHGLAHITGGGFEENLDRILPKNVDAIIDSDSWTPQPIFKWLQETGEVETSEMRRVFNMGIGMAAVVSEFYAVNIASQIQAEGIECQPIGKIVSGTGKVQYAK
- the aroH gene encoding chorismate mutase produces the protein MTVCRGVRGATTVEIDDRDQILTATRQMLGLIIRRNGIETKDLASAQFTVTSDLSAEFPALAARQLGWIEVPLLCGYEISVPGSLPLCIRILLHWNTDKSQSEIQHVYLHEAVRLRPDLNSLPAVDFDELEQWINERMEE
- the aspS gene encoding aspartate--tRNA ligase — encoded protein: MLRSHTCGELRKEHIGTEVTLCGWVESKRDHGGAVFIDLRDRYGLTQVVVGPPEAGADLIAEAGRVSTESVVLIRGKVSDRLEGKTNAKLATGDIEVRGEHFEVLNPCVTPPFTPSQSDLPGEDLRLKYRFLDLRRPSMLRTMVLRSKIVKTMRDYFAEHDFIDVETPILGRSTPEGARDYLVPSRVHAGKFYALPQSPQLYKQILMVAGFDRYIQVAKCFRDEDLRADRQPEFTQLDLEMSFVDDEDIIALIDGLVARTAEEVLGKKVTLPLPRMTWDEAMRRFGHDAPDLRFGMEIVDCTSVAAKTEFRVFRGTADAGNFVRGINVKDSATKFSRRQIDDLTEYVKNDFGAKGLAWFRVEDDGTLWSPISKNLEAEHLDEFKALMAGEPGDLLMFLADTWEVTCKGLAGLRKRLANELNLIDPEVLNCSWVTEFPMFEKDEETGRWNAMHHPFTAPLKSDLPLLDESPEKCRAQAYDLVINGSEAGGGTIRIHDAATQSKVFDLLGIDEATAEDRFGFLLNALRFGAPPHGGIALGVDRWVMLLAGLDNIREVIAFPKTQKAADMMTEAPGNVDTEQLAELHLRTAKVVK
- the floA gene encoding flotillin-like protein FloA (flotillin-like protein involved in membrane lipid rafts), yielding MNAISIAATPLAQQTPTGYILLALGVFAAFLGLILVFFFFRYFKLWFQAYMSVADVSLVSLIRMHFTKVNPNIVVQAKVMSAQAGLNTSRRDGVSTRRLEAHYLAGGNVMNVIHAIIAAHRAEIPLEFDQAAAIDLAGRDVLDAVQTSVYPKVIDCPDSSRSGKTTLSAITKNGIELRVRTRVTVRTNISQLIGGATEDTIVARVGEAIISSIGSASSHFDVLENPDMITKVVLSRGLDAQTAFEIVSIDIADIDVGENIGARLQSDQAEADTRVARAEAESRRAEAIAEEQQMKARVTDNRSALVLAEAEVPMAMAEAFKAGRIASITDIEG